One Prolixibacteraceae bacterium DNA segment encodes these proteins:
- a CDS encoding transposase: MNKSDIIEDVSKEDLLDQLQKMMTEYSNVDSEVTRLKQEVETLKAQIAYLQRRIFGSTKETYKDPNQLELALEVEEKNLEDLQISSPEEEVIEVVKKKKKAKRKSIPSHLPRQVEVIEPDDVPEGVTRIGEEISERIEFSPDKLYVRQIVRPKYRLPEEDNIIISELPSDLIPKCMAGNSLISQFIVGKFYDHIPLYRAQGIFKRSGIDFPKATINGWIRKAAELLSPLYKHIEKKVIQSDYIQADETSIKVLTDKKQGATHLGYFWIYYAPYIKSSLFTYDNSRRGSVPESTLKEFKGV, encoded by the coding sequence ATGAATAAGAGCGATATCATAGAGGATGTAAGTAAAGAAGATCTTTTGGATCAACTCCAAAAGATGATGACTGAATACTCTAATGTCGACTCTGAAGTTACTAGATTAAAACAAGAGGTAGAAACTCTAAAGGCACAGATTGCCTATCTTCAAAGACGCATCTTTGGCTCAACCAAAGAAACCTATAAAGATCCGAACCAATTAGAGTTAGCTCTTGAAGTCGAAGAGAAAAATCTAGAAGACTTACAGATATCTTCTCCAGAAGAGGAGGTTATTGAGGTTGTTAAGAAGAAAAAAAAGGCAAAAAGAAAAAGTATCCCTTCACACCTTCCTCGTCAAGTAGAAGTGATTGAACCTGATGATGTCCCAGAGGGAGTAACTCGTATTGGAGAAGAGATATCAGAGAGGATTGAATTTAGTCCAGACAAGCTTTATGTAAGACAAATCGTTCGTCCAAAATATCGTTTACCCGAAGAGGATAACATTATCATCTCCGAACTTCCGTCGGATCTTATCCCCAAATGTATGGCGGGGAACTCATTAATAAGTCAATTTATTGTTGGTAAATTTTACGACCATATACCTCTTTATAGAGCCCAAGGAATCTTCAAAAGATCAGGAATCGATTTTCCTAAAGCAACCATCAATGGATGGATAAGAAAGGCTGCTGAACTACTTTCTCCACTATACAAACATATCGAGAAAAAAGTAATCCAGTCAGACTATATTCAAGCCGATGAGACAAGTATCAAGGTTCTAACAGATAAGAAACAAGGAGCCACTCACCTTGGTTACTTCTGGATCTATTATGCCCCGTATATAAAGAGTTCTTTATTTACTTACGATAACTCTCGAAGGGGTTCAGTACCAGAATCTACTTTAAAAGAGTTTAAAGGAGTTTAA